DNA from Leptospira brenneri:
GACTTTGACAAACTTAGTTTGAACGACATAATTAATCAAACAGTTCAGGAAAATTTTTCAACTGAAAGTAAAAGAATAATTAAAAAATTATTAGAATTAGAAAAATTTATAATATTATTAGATGGCTTCGATGAACTAACATTCTCTATGAGAGAAAAATTCATATACAGTTTAAATAATTATAGAGAAAAATATCCAAACAATTTTTTTATCCTTACAAGCAGACCTAGTCCTGTAGCTGAATTAATTCCAAATTTTACGAACATTAAAATATCTAATTTCACATTAGACGAAGCTATTTCTTTTATCGAAAAGCAAGATTTAGAAGAAGAATTATTGACAAATTTAAAAAAGGATATCAAAGAAAAAAAATGGAATGAAACAGAAAAATTTCTTTCCAATCCACTTCTTTTATCAACTTTCATTCTAACATATAAAAACAATTCAACATTGCCTGAAAAAAATAGTGAATTTTACGAACGGGTTTCAAATGCTCTATTCTCTGAACATGATAGCTGGCATAAAAATGGATATGTTAGAAAATCACACTCAGAGCTAAGTATTGATTCAGTCAAATTTTTACTCAATGAATTTGCTTTTAAAAATACCTTTAAACTACAATATTCTTTTGACTCAGTAACCATTAATTCAGATTTCGAGCAATTTATCACTAATCAAAAATTTAACGCTCAAGTTGATAAGCTTAAAGAAGACTTAACTGTCTCTTATGGTATACTAACGGAAGATTCTGGAGTTTATCAATTTATACACAGAAGTCTACAAGATTATTTCGCTGCCCAAAAAGTACAAAAAATAAACTCATTACATAAAACAATAATTTATGATAAAATTTATGATTTAACAAAAAGAACTTCAGGTTATGAAATCGGAAATTTTATAGAATTTATTTCGGAATTAGATGACTACTATTATAATAAACTTTTTATGCTTAGAGTTTTATCTGAATTTTTCACAAGAATTGATGAAGATTTTTTTATATCTTCGATAATTTCAATTTTTTATTCAAGTTTAAATTTTGATGATTCTGAACATCAATCTATAACCATACCTAGCCATTCATATAGAGCAATTTTTGAATTTTCTTCAATTGAGCGATTGATTTCTAAAACATTATTTAGCTTTAAATTTAAAAATGAGCCTGATATAAAATCTAACTCTAAACTATCAAAACACACCCCAAAGGATAGATATGTATATTCGATTAATAAAGCAAATTATGAAGATTTTGAAAATATGATTTCAAAATTATTTCCGAAGCTTAAATCTGAACTCGAATCTGAAGTTCAAAAACTTTCAAACCTGAGAAAAACAATCGAAGAATACTTAGAAAAATCATTAGAAGAAGAAAGAAGATTACTTGAAAATTTATAAACAGCGCATAACAGCGACTTAACGCTTCGTTTCGGGACTTACGCCCTCACTCGGTCTCCGACACATTCCTCTCTGGAACTCCTCTTGCCTACGCAAGCCTCGTTCCAGTCCCTAACGTCCCTCCGGGACTCAGGGCCGAGGAACGTCGTTAAGTCTAATTCGTTATGCGAAAATTTTCGGGCGCTTATGTTTTAATAAATTGCGAGCATCCGTGCTCGCTAAAATAGCAAAAAGTGGTTGTTACCAATTCGGTAACATACATATATTGATTTGTGAGGGTTATTTCAAGAAAAATACTCCGAGATTTCTATTCTATTCCTAAATACTCCGACTCCAAAATTCCGATCGAAGTTTGGTTTAAAGAGACTTCGAAAGC
Protein-coding regions in this window:
- a CDS encoding NACHT domain-containing protein: MIEQEILKASVKEIPKVLSVFLNTFTEIKEEIKFTFGEGIQTYISLKLNSFSNIKTILHRQLPKYFYDIYQTQAVYCNKLRITIDSHKSLEQFGPYITVIGGPGSGKTTLLRHIFMSSISLGEKIPLYLELRRIDFDKLSLNDIINQTVQENFSTESKRIIKKLLELEKFIILLDGFDELTFSMREKFIYSLNNYREKYPNNFFILTSRPSPVAELIPNFTNIKISNFTLDEAISFIEKQDLEEELLTNLKKDIKEKKWNETEKFLSNPLLLSTFILTYKNNSTLPEKNSEFYERVSNALFSEHDSWHKNGYVRKSHSELSIDSVKFLLNEFAFKNTFKLQYSFDSVTINSDFEQFITNQKFNAQVDKLKEDLTVSYGILTEDSGVYQFIHRSLQDYFAAQKVQKINSLHKTIIYDKIYDLTKRTSGYEIGNFIEFISELDDYYYNKLFMLRVLSEFFTRIDEDFFISSIISIFYSSLNFDDSEHQSITIPSHSYRAIFEFSSIERLISKTLFSFKFKNEPDIKSNSKLSKHTPKDRYVYSINKANYEDFENMISKLFPKLKSELESEVQKLSNLRKTIEEYLEKSLEEERRLLENL